AGAGGGTGATTTTTTGACTTTCATTAACCATTTTGCTTAAGGTCTCCACTTTGGAACGCTACCAAGGCCTTATTGAGACTGCCCGCCGCCTGCCGTTTTCTTGGCGGGTTCGCCGGACGAAGCCGGCTCGGGGACGCGGTTTTCCGCCGAAGCCGCTTGATCGGCCGCCTGAGGGGCCTTTTCCGCCGTCGAACGTTCGAGCGGGGCCACCGGTATCGCCGGGATCTCCGGCTGGACCGGCTTGGCTTCCGGAATCGGGGGCTGTTCCTTCACCGGCATCTGCTCCATCACCGACGCCGTGTCGGGGCGCCCGGAAAGGTAGGCCAGGGTGAGGCATGTGAGCATGAAGCCCACCGCGGCCAGGGTCGTAAGTTTCCCCAAGAAGGTGGTGCCGCCGGTGCTCCCGAAAAGCGTCTGGGAACTCCCGCCGAAGGACGCCCCCATTTCGGCTCCCCGGCCCCGCTGGAGAAGCACGATAAAGATCAGTGCCAGGCACGCCACGACATGAAAAACAATCACCAAGGTCTGCATGGTCTAAGTCACGTCTCCAGGAATTTGATACCGGACGATGCGGCTGAAGCTCGAAGCCTTGAGACTGGCTCCCCCGACCAAGAGTCCGTCGATATCGGGTTCCGCCATGAGTCGATCCACATTGTCCGGTTTGACCGAGCCTCCATACAATATTCTCACTTCATTTGCAACCGATTTATCGGTGTGGGAGGCCAGCCGTTCCCGGATAAAGGCATGGACTTCCTGGGCCTGGGCCGGAGTCGCGGTTTTTCCCGTGCCGATGGCCCAGACGGGTTCATAGGCGACCACCACCCGGGGAAAGTCGCTTTTCGAAACCGCCCCGAGGCCTTCTTGCAGCTGCCGGGCGACCACGTCGAAAGTTTTTCCGGCTTCCCGTTCTTCCAAGGTTTCGCCGATACACAGAACCGGTGTCATGCCTTCCCGGAAAACGGCAGCCACCTTCTTTTGCGCCATGGCGTCCGTTTCCCCGAAGATGTGGCGCCGTTCCGAGTGCCCCACGAGGACGTACCCACAGCCCACGTCTTTGAGCATGGGTGGAGAAATTTCCCCCGTGAAGGCCCCTTGGGGTTCCCAGTGGCAGTTCTGAGCGCCCAGGGAAAAGCCCGCCTCCGAAACGGCGACCCGGACGGCCCAAAGCGCCGTAAACGGCGGTGTGAGGAGCACCTCCCGGTCATCCGGGGAGCCCACGGCATCTCGGAGTTCTCCCACGAACGCGACGGCCTCTTCCACCGTCTTGTGCATCTTCCAGTTGGCGGCGATCAGCGTCTTTTTGGAACTCATGGCATCCTTTCCCGAATCAAGACTTCCGAGAACATTCCTCCAGGGCGGCGACTCCGGGCAGCGTCTTCCCTTCGAGCATCTCGAGGAACGCACCGCCGCCGGTGGACACGTAGCTCACCTTTTCCGCCGCCCCCGCCTTGTCCACCGCGCTGGCCGAATCGCCTCCCCCCACCACCGTGAAGGCCTCCGACCGCCCGAGAAATTCCGCCAGTTCGAAGGTGGCCCGATGAAAGGGCGGGGTTTCGAAGACCCCCATGGGACCGTTCCAGACGATGGTGTGGCACGTGCTCAGCGCTTCCCGAATCGCCGCCATGGTTTTCGGCCCCACGTCGAACACCATGGCGTCGGCGGGCACTTCATTCACGGGAACCACCCGCGCCGAGGCGCCTTCTTCGAGACTGGGAGCCACCACCACATCTACAGGCAAAAGCACGCGGACTCCTCGTTCTGCTGCCTTTTCCAGGAGGTTCCCGGCGGTCTGGAGGTGATCGTCTTCCACCAGGGACCGCCCCACACCGAAGCCCTTTTGCTTGAGAAAGGTGTTGGCCATGGCTCCCCCGATCACGAGAAGGTCGATGCGGGGGATGAGGTTTTCCAGGAGGCCGATCTTGGTGGAGACCTTGGCGCCCGCGATCACGAGCGCGAGCGGGCGTTTCGGGTCTTCCATGGCTTCCCGGAAGGCATGGAGTTCCTTTTCCAACTGGTAGCCCGCCGCGCATACGGGCACGTGGTGGGTGATCCCCTCCACGGATGCGTGGGCTCGGTGTGAGACGGCGAAGGCGTCATTGACGTAAACGTCGGCCAGTTCCGCCAAGCGGCGTGAAAAATCCGGGTCGTTCTTTTCTTCTCCTGGGTGAAACCGGAGGTTTTCGAGCAGGATCGCCTCTCCGGGCTGAAGCGCTTCCACCAGCCGCTTTACGTCGTCTCCCACGCAGTCAGAAGCCAGCGGCACGTCACGGCCCAAGATCTTTGAAAGGTGTGCGGCCACGGGTTTCAGGGAATACTCGGGAATCCGCTGTCCCTTGGGGCGCCCGAGGTGTGAAGCAAGAACGGCTTTGCCCCCGCTGCCTCGGATCTTTTCCAGACTCGGAAGGATCGCCCGGATGCGCCGGTCGTCGGTGACCGATGCCCTGTCCTTGCTCAGGGGGACGTTGAAGTCCACCCGGAGAAATACCCTCTTGCCAGAAAGATCCACCTGATCGAGCGTCTTCATGGCGAAGATCCCCTCCTTTCCGGCCTTCAGTTATTCGGCGCGTTTCATTCGAGGAGTTTTCCCATGTGGATCGCAAGGTCCACCATGCGGTTGGAAAAGCCGAATTCGTTGTCGTACCAGCTGAGCACCTTGACAAGGCGGCCTTCCAGAACCGAAGTCAGGGCCGCGTCCACGCAGGACGAATAAGGGGAATGGTTGAAATCCACCGATACCAGTTCTTCGGTGACGTACCGCAGGATGCCCTTCAGAAGGCCTTCGGACGCTTCCTTGAAGGCCCCGTTCACCTCATCCCTGGAGACGTTGCGACTCACCCGGCAAACGAAGTCCACGAGCGAAACGTTGGGGGTGGGGACGCGGATGGCCATCCCGTCCAGTTTGCCTTTCAGTTCGGGGATGACTTCCGCGACGGCCACGGCGGCTCCGGTGGTGGTGGGAATCATGGAAAGGGCGGCTGCCCGGGCCCGCCGGCGGTCCTTGTGGAGGGCGTCCAGGATGCGCTGGTCCATCGTGTAGGAATGGATGGTGGTCATTAGGCCGTGTTCGATTTCGAAGCGGTCGTGCAGGACTCGGACGACGGGGGCCAGGCAGTTGGTGGTGCACGAAGCGTTGGAGACCAGGTGATGGCGGGCCGGGTCGTACTGGTCATGGTTCACGCCCATGACGAAGGTGGCGTCCATGCCTTTTCCCGGAGCGCTGACGATAACCTTGCGGGCGCCCGAGTCCAGGTGTTTCCGGCACGATTCGCGGTCGCGGAAACGCCCGCTGGCTTCCAGCACGATGTCCACCTTGAGGTCCTTCCAGGGGGCTTGGGCGGGATCGGCGATCTTGAGGCACTGGGTGGCTTTTCCATCCACCACCAGGGTTTCGCCTTCCACGCGGATGTCCCGCTTCCAGACACCATGGACCGAGTCGTAGGTCAAAAGGTGGGCCAGGTCGTCGGGAGCCCCCAGGTCGTTGATGGCCACCACGTCCAAAGGCGTTTCGCGTTCCGCATTCACTTTGTAAAGCGTTCGACCGATTCTTCCAAACCCGTTGATTGCCACTCTAACGGCCATGACGGACTCCTTCTCGATGGTTTCAGGGTGGGCGATACGCCGCCGTCTTCGGTTTCAGGCGAGAAGTGATCAGTTCTTCATAGACTTAGCGATCCTAACCGTATTATCGCCAAGCATGTTGGTGTAGCTTCCCAATTCGTTGTCATACCAGCCGTAGATCACGGCCTGAGTCACAGGGATTTCGATGAGCCGCTGTTTATTGGCGGGATCCAGCGCGTCGGCGTTCTTCATGGCTTCGTCCACGTCGAAGGAGCCGGTGTCGGACTCGCTGGAAAGCACGGCGCACACGCTGAGAATGTGATCCAGGTCGAACCGGACCGCCGCGGTGCGCGTGTGGGTTTCGTGGCCTTCGATGACCGCCGCCGCCTTGGGGAACCCGATGATGTCGGAGCTCACGTTCTGTTCTTCGGTGTAGCGCAGATATCCTTCCGGGAAGTGTTCCTGGGCGGCTTGGTAAACGGCGTTGATCCTTTCCCGGTTGATGGGGTTCTTCATGCTTTCGTCTTGGATGAGCACCACAAGGATGATGAGCGACCCCGTTGAGGTGGGGATCCGAACCGATTCGGCGATGAACCCGATCCGCTTCATT
This is a stretch of genomic DNA from Desulfoglaeba alkanexedens ALDC. It encodes these proteins:
- the gap gene encoding type I glyceraldehyde-3-phosphate dehydrogenase, translated to MAVRVAINGFGRIGRTLYKVNAERETPLDVVAINDLGAPDDLAHLLTYDSVHGVWKRDIRVEGETLVVDGKATQCLKIADPAQAPWKDLKVDIVLEASGRFRDRESCRKHLDSGARKVIVSAPGKGMDATFVMGVNHDQYDPARHHLVSNASCTTNCLAPVVRVLHDRFEIEHGLMTTIHSYTMDQRILDALHKDRRRARAAALSMIPTTTGAAVAVAEVIPELKGKLDGMAIRVPTPNVSLVDFVCRVSRNVSRDEVNGAFKEASEGLLKGILRYVTEELVSVDFNHSPYSSCVDAALTSVLEGRLVKVLSWYDNEFGFSNRMVDLAIHMGKLLE
- the tpiA gene encoding triose-phosphate isomerase; amino-acid sequence: MSSKKTLIAANWKMHKTVEEAVAFVGELRDAVGSPDDREVLLTPPFTALWAVRVAVSEAGFSLGAQNCHWEPQGAFTGEISPPMLKDVGCGYVLVGHSERRHIFGETDAMAQKKVAAVFREGMTPVLCIGETLEEREAGKTFDVVARQLQEGLGAVSKSDFPRVVVAYEPVWAIGTGKTATPAQAQEVHAFIRERLASHTDKSVANEVRILYGGSVKPDNVDRLMAEPDIDGLLVGGASLKASSFSRIVRYQIPGDVT
- the secG gene encoding preprotein translocase subunit SecG; its protein translation is MQTLVIVFHVVACLALIFIVLLQRGRGAEMGASFGGSSQTLFGSTGGTTFLGKLTTLAAVGFMLTCLTLAYLSGRPDTASVMEQMPVKEQPPIPEAKPVQPEIPAIPVAPLERSTAEKAPQAADQAASAENRVPEPASSGEPAKKTAGGGQSQ
- a CDS encoding phosphoglycerate kinase, with the protein product MKTLDQVDLSGKRVFLRVDFNVPLSKDRASVTDDRRIRAILPSLEKIRGSGGKAVLASHLGRPKGQRIPEYSLKPVAAHLSKILGRDVPLASDCVGDDVKRLVEALQPGEAILLENLRFHPGEEKNDPDFSRRLAELADVYVNDAFAVSHRAHASVEGITHHVPVCAAGYQLEKELHAFREAMEDPKRPLALVIAGAKVSTKIGLLENLIPRIDLLVIGGAMANTFLKQKGFGVGRSLVEDDHLQTAGNLLEKAAERGVRVLLPVDVVVAPSLEEGASARVVPVNEVPADAMVFDVGPKTMAAIREALSTCHTIVWNGPMGVFETPPFHRATFELAEFLGRSEAFTVVGGGDSASAVDKAGAAEKVSYVSTGGGAFLEMLEGKTLPGVAALEECSRKS